A portion of the Halobacillus ihumii genome contains these proteins:
- the ptsP gene encoding phosphoenolpyruvate--protein phosphotransferase gives MGQLQGIGASSGIAIAKVYRLEAPDLTFEKTKIDQPADEIMRLHDAIDISKSELEKIKEHTKKTLGDEHAEIFSAHLLVLSDPELINPIEDKIKSDDVNAEAALDETADMFINMFKNMDNEYMKERAADIQDVTKRVMAHLLNVTFPDPALINEEVVIVADDLTPSDTAQLNKQYVKGFTTDIGGRTSHSAIMARSLEIPAVVGTKDVTSQAENDSMIIVDGIDGNVILNPAPDEIETYQQKLADFEEKKQEWAKLKDEPTKTSEGEHVELVANIGTPEDVDGVLNNGGEGVGLYRTEFLYMGKNQLPTEEEQYDAYSSVLKQMGDKPVVVRTLDIGGDKELDYLDLPKEMNPFLGFRAIRLCLERDDIFRIQLRALLRASVHGNLKIMFPMIATLDEFRQAKTILNEEKDKLVQEGEDVSDQIEVGMMVEIPATAVIARQFAKEVDFFSIGTNDLIQYTMAADRMNERVSYLYQPYNPAILNLVNNVIEAAHSEGKWAGMCGEMAGDEIAIPLLLSLGLDEFSMSATSVLPARTQIKSLSKQELASYKDEILAMGTAEEVVEFIKDKANLV, from the coding sequence ATGGGACAATTACAAGGAATTGGGGCTTCCAGCGGTATTGCTATTGCTAAGGTCTATCGCTTAGAAGCTCCAGATCTTACTTTCGAAAAGACAAAAATCGACCAACCTGCTGATGAAATCATGCGGCTCCATGATGCAATTGATATTTCAAAGAGCGAGCTTGAAAAAATTAAAGAACACACGAAAAAAACGTTGGGCGATGAGCATGCGGAAATTTTTTCTGCACATTTGCTCGTCTTAAGTGATCCGGAACTTATTAATCCGATTGAAGATAAAATCAAATCTGATGATGTAAATGCTGAAGCAGCTCTGGATGAGACAGCCGACATGTTCATAAACATGTTCAAAAATATGGACAATGAATATATGAAAGAACGGGCGGCTGATATTCAAGATGTAACGAAGCGTGTAATGGCACACCTGCTTAACGTCACTTTCCCTGACCCTGCATTAATTAATGAAGAAGTAGTTATAGTCGCTGACGATCTTACTCCTTCTGATACGGCGCAGCTTAACAAACAATATGTAAAAGGGTTCACCACAGATATCGGCGGACGTACATCTCACTCTGCTATTATGGCTCGCTCACTTGAGATTCCAGCAGTAGTTGGTACTAAAGACGTGACAAGTCAGGCTGAGAACGATTCCATGATTATTGTGGATGGGATTGACGGTAATGTCATCCTCAACCCTGCTCCTGATGAAATCGAAACTTATCAACAGAAGCTTGCCGATTTTGAAGAGAAAAAACAAGAATGGGCTAAGCTCAAAGATGAACCAACAAAGACTTCTGAAGGAGAACATGTAGAACTTGTGGCCAATATCGGTACTCCTGAGGATGTTGATGGTGTATTAAATAATGGCGGAGAAGGTGTTGGTCTTTACCGAACTGAGTTTCTTTATATGGGCAAGAACCAACTGCCTACAGAAGAAGAGCAGTATGATGCTTATTCTTCTGTCTTGAAGCAAATGGGAGACAAACCTGTTGTTGTTCGTACGCTTGATATCGGCGGCGATAAAGAACTGGACTATTTAGACCTTCCAAAGGAAATGAATCCATTCCTTGGCTTCCGAGCGATTCGCCTTTGTCTGGAACGTGATGATATCTTCCGTATTCAATTGCGTGCCTTACTGCGGGCAAGTGTCCATGGGAACTTGAAAATTATGTTCCCGATGATTGCAACGTTAGATGAATTCCGTCAGGCAAAGACTATTTTAAATGAAGAGAAAGACAAGCTTGTTCAAGAAGGTGAGGATGTATCCGATCAAATTGAAGTAGGAATGATGGTTGAAATTCCAGCAACAGCTGTAATTGCTCGCCAGTTCGCTAAAGAAGTTGATTTCTTCAGTATTGGAACAAATGACTTAATCCAGTACACAATGGCTGCTGACAGAATGAATGAACGCGTTTCTTACTTGTATCAACCTTATAACCCGGCTATCTTAAATCTCGTAAACAATGTAATTGAAGCGGCTCACTCAGAAGGCAAATGGGCTGGAATGTGTGGAGAAATGGCAGGAGATGAAATTGCCATCCCACTGCTTCTTTCGCTTGGATTAGATGAATTCAGCATGAGCGCCACTTCCGTACTGCCAGCGCGAACCCAAATCAAATCTTTATCTAAACAGGAGCTGGCTTCCTACAAGGATGAAATTCTAGCTATGGGTACTGCGGAAGAAGTTGTTGAGTTCATTAAAGATAAAGCAAATCTCGTATAG
- the ytzI gene encoding YtzI protein, whose protein sequence is MTFTIIMIICVAIVLGVAAAFAVAISKGYDYKHTVDPLPDESHDKEEHKKSDVR, encoded by the coding sequence ATGACATTTACGATCATTATGATTATTTGTGTGGCGATCGTACTTGGCGTAGCCGCTGCCTTCGCAGTAGCTATTTCAAAAGGATACGACTACAAACACACAGTTGATCCATTGCCGGATGAGAGTCACGATAAGGAAGAACATAAAAAATCTGATGTCCGCTGA
- the rnr gene encoding ribonuclease R, which yields MNNELLQKVREHFNEKASKPLSVSELEEALELQGSDEFKDLMKALNQLEEQGELVRTRKNRFGLPEKMNLIRGRIQMHAKGFAFLLPEDDSKDDVYIHHSDLHSAMNNDTVLVRVEKRDENGQRPEGTVIRIVERATTRVVGTFESSRNFGFVVADDKRIPNDIFIPKGQTNGAIEGHKVIVSITKFPEERMSAEGEVVEILGHKNDPGIDIISIIHKHGIKTEFPEEVLDQAGQTPDQISEDEIGSRRDLRDEMIVTIDGADAKDLDDAVTVKKLDNGHYKLGVHIADVTYYVDENSPIDKEAKERATSVYLVDRVIPMIPHRLSNGICSLNPQVDRLTLSCEMEINSQGDVVGHEIFQSVIKTNERMTYRDVNSILEDNDEELIEKYKDLVPMFREMEGLAATLRKKRFGRGAIDFDFKEAGVIVDEEGKAVDVKIRERSVAERLIEEFMLAANETVAEHFHWMDVPFIHRVHEDPDESKLQNFFEFVANLGFAVKGSADNIHPQALQKVLEEVKETQEEMIISKLMLRSMQQAKYDPQSLGHFGLSTEFYTHFTSPIRRYPDLIVHRLIRTYLVEDKLDYNTRKHWKDQLPEIAKHSSEMERAAVDAERETDDLKKAEYMEDKIGEEYEGVISSVTSFGLFVELPNTVEGLVHVSTLTDDYYNFQEKQFAMIGERTGNMFRIGDEITIKVVNVNLDERVVDFEVVGMKPRKQRERKSRPTQIQSKAPEQKKNKKKKKQKGNKPFYRNKGLPKKGRKKKK from the coding sequence ATGAACAATGAGTTATTACAAAAAGTACGTGAACACTTTAATGAAAAAGCTTCTAAACCTTTGTCGGTGAGTGAACTTGAAGAAGCGCTTGAGCTTCAAGGATCAGACGAGTTCAAAGACCTGATGAAAGCCCTGAATCAATTGGAAGAACAGGGTGAACTTGTTCGAACGAGGAAAAACCGCTTTGGACTGCCGGAGAAAATGAATTTAATCCGCGGCAGGATCCAGATGCATGCAAAGGGGTTTGCGTTCCTGCTCCCGGAAGACGATAGTAAGGATGATGTTTATATCCATCATTCTGATTTACATTCAGCCATGAATAATGACACGGTGCTCGTCCGCGTTGAAAAGAGGGACGAGAATGGCCAACGCCCAGAGGGGACGGTTATCCGAATTGTGGAACGTGCTACCACGCGAGTGGTCGGAACATTTGAATCAAGCCGTAACTTTGGATTTGTGGTGGCCGATGATAAACGGATTCCCAATGATATATTTATCCCTAAAGGTCAAACAAATGGTGCAATAGAGGGGCATAAAGTCATTGTATCGATTACTAAGTTTCCTGAAGAGCGGATGAGTGCGGAAGGGGAAGTTGTGGAAATACTGGGTCATAAAAACGATCCAGGGATCGACATCATCTCGATTATTCATAAGCATGGCATCAAGACTGAATTTCCAGAAGAGGTTCTTGACCAGGCTGGCCAGACACCTGATCAAATCTCAGAAGATGAGATTGGCAGTCGCCGTGATCTCCGTGATGAGATGATTGTGACGATTGATGGAGCAGACGCTAAAGACTTAGATGATGCGGTCACAGTTAAAAAACTGGATAATGGCCATTATAAATTAGGTGTCCATATTGCGGACGTTACGTATTATGTTGACGAGAATTCTCCTATTGATAAAGAAGCTAAGGAACGGGCGACAAGTGTATACTTAGTTGACCGAGTGATCCCGATGATCCCTCATCGGTTATCGAATGGGATCTGTTCGCTTAACCCTCAAGTGGATAGATTAACGTTATCGTGTGAAATGGAAATTAACAGCCAAGGTGATGTAGTTGGGCACGAAATTTTCCAAAGTGTCATTAAAACGAACGAACGGATGACGTATCGTGACGTTAATTCGATATTAGAGGATAATGATGAAGAACTCATAGAAAAGTATAAAGATCTTGTGCCGATGTTCCGTGAAATGGAAGGACTGGCTGCTACGCTGCGAAAGAAGCGGTTTGGTCGTGGTGCGATTGATTTTGATTTTAAAGAAGCCGGTGTGATTGTTGATGAAGAAGGCAAAGCTGTTGACGTTAAAATTCGTGAACGTTCTGTAGCTGAACGTCTGATTGAAGAGTTCATGCTGGCAGCTAACGAAACAGTAGCTGAGCACTTCCACTGGATGGACGTGCCGTTTATACACCGTGTACACGAGGACCCGGATGAGTCTAAATTACAAAACTTCTTTGAATTTGTAGCTAATTTAGGATTTGCAGTGAAAGGATCTGCCGATAACATTCACCCTCAAGCCTTGCAGAAAGTACTCGAAGAAGTGAAAGAAACCCAGGAAGAAATGATTATTTCGAAGCTGATGCTTCGCTCTATGCAGCAAGCAAAATATGATCCACAGAGTCTCGGCCACTTCGGCTTATCAACAGAGTTCTACACCCATTTCACCTCACCGATTCGGAGATACCCTGATTTGATCGTCCATCGGCTAATTCGAACGTATTTGGTGGAAGACAAATTGGATTATAATACTCGGAAGCATTGGAAAGACCAGCTCCCTGAAATCGCCAAACACTCTTCAGAGATGGAGCGAGCTGCTGTTGATGCTGAGCGGGAAACAGATGATCTGAAAAAAGCGGAATACATGGAAGATAAAATCGGCGAAGAGTATGAGGGTGTAATTAGTTCAGTAACAAGTTTCGGGCTATTTGTAGAGCTGCCTAATACGGTAGAGGGGCTTGTACATGTGAGTACACTAACCGATGATTACTACAATTTCCAGGAAAAGCAATTTGCCATGATCGGTGAGCGAACAGGCAACATGTTTAGAATCGGTGACGAGATCACCATCAAGGTTGTCAACGTAAACTTAGACGAAAGAGTGGTTGATTTTGAAGTAGTTGGGATGAAACCTAGAAAACAACGGGAACGTAAATCTCGCCCAACTCAAATTCAATCAAAAGCTCCTGAGCAGAAAAAAAACAAGAAAAAGAAAAAGCAAAAAGGAAATAAACCTTTTTATCGTAATAAAGGACTTCCTAAAAAGGGAAGAAAGAAAAAGAAGTAA
- a CDS encoding alpha/beta hydrolase has product MKIKQPEPFTFEAGDRAVLLLHGFTGHSADVRMLGRFLQKHGYTSHAPIYRGHGQELEALNDVTPEQWWTDVKDALNHLRELGYEQIAVAGLSLGGVLGLKLAYSEPIKGIVTMCAPMFFDNETQLTQGFQFKAKQYKQLEGKDKDTIEEEVQQLLDESEDMFKQLGQFITSVHDEVDQIYTPAFIVQAEQDEMINTESANYIYEQIESDQKDIKWYKNSGHVITMDKEKEQLHEDILAFLESLDWS; this is encoded by the coding sequence ATGAAAATAAAACAACCAGAACCATTTACATTTGAAGCGGGAGATCGTGCCGTGTTATTACTTCACGGATTTACAGGCCATTCTGCTGATGTACGGATGCTTGGCCGGTTTCTTCAGAAGCATGGGTATACAAGTCATGCCCCCATTTACCGTGGCCATGGACAGGAATTAGAGGCGTTGAATGATGTGACACCAGAGCAATGGTGGACAGATGTTAAGGACGCATTGAACCACTTACGCGAATTGGGATATGAACAAATTGCAGTGGCTGGTCTGTCATTGGGTGGAGTTCTTGGGTTGAAACTTGCATACTCAGAGCCTATTAAGGGTATCGTGACAATGTGTGCACCCATGTTCTTTGATAATGAAACGCAGCTGACCCAGGGCTTCCAGTTTAAAGCGAAACAATATAAACAATTAGAAGGAAAAGACAAAGATACTATTGAGGAAGAAGTCCAGCAATTATTAGATGAATCAGAAGATATGTTTAAACAGCTCGGACAATTCATCACCAGTGTTCACGATGAAGTCGACCAAATTTATACGCCGGCTTTTATCGTTCAAGCTGAACAAGATGAGATGATTAATACAGAAAGTGCTAATTATATTTATGAGCAAATAGAGTCCGATCAAAAGGATATCAAATGGTACAAAAACTCTGGCCATGTGATCACAATGGATAAAGAAAAAGAACAGCTTCATGAGGACATCCTCGCATTTCTTGAATCTCTTGATTGGTCTTAA
- a CDS encoding YdcF family protein produces the protein MKKCIAIVIWLIISYVAFTGYSIWTYGEEQDNLQAEAAIVLGAAQWNGEPSPVFEGRLKQGIELYKDGQVEYLIFTGGESEHAVASEAEVGRNYAVNHGVPKSDILIESTSQVTKENLINAKEVAEKQKVDSFLIVSDKYHLKRAVAVARENGMEATGVPTDYSAYKTLETKMPFFLREWVYFIGYKLLDPFRS, from the coding sequence ATGAAAAAATGCATAGCCATAGTCATTTGGCTGATTATAAGTTATGTTGCATTCACTGGGTATTCGATTTGGACATACGGAGAAGAACAGGATAACCTGCAGGCTGAAGCAGCCATTGTATTGGGAGCTGCCCAATGGAATGGCGAGCCAAGCCCCGTGTTTGAAGGTCGTTTAAAACAAGGAATTGAACTTTATAAAGATGGACAAGTTGAATATCTAATTTTTACCGGTGGAGAAAGTGAACATGCCGTGGCCTCTGAGGCGGAGGTAGGTCGTAATTACGCAGTAAACCATGGAGTTCCTAAGTCAGATATTCTCATTGAAAGTACTTCACAGGTTACAAAAGAAAATCTAATTAATGCGAAGGAAGTGGCTGAGAAGCAAAAAGTAGATTCCTTCCTGATTGTTAGTGATAAATATCATTTAAAAAGAGCTGTAGCGGTGGCAAGGGAAAATGGAATGGAAGCGACTGGGGTGCCAACTGATTATTCCGCCTATAAAACATTAGAAACGAAAATGCCCTTCTTTTTAAGAGAATGGGTTTATTTTATCGGATATAAGCTGTTGGATCCTTTTCGCTCATAA
- a CDS encoding phosphocarrier protein HPr: MVEKTFNITSADGVHARPATVLVQNAGKYESDINLHYKEKAVNLKSIMGIMSLGIPSGADVKITAEGNDEQEAIDHLATTMKNEGLGE, translated from the coding sequence ATGGTAGAAAAAACATTTAACATTACATCTGCAGACGGTGTTCACGCTAGGCCGGCAACCGTACTTGTACAGAATGCAGGCAAGTATGAGTCAGATATTAACCTGCATTATAAAGAGAAGGCAGTTAACTTAAAATCCATTATGGGCATTATGAGCTTAGGAATCCCATCAGGAGCTGATGTTAAAATTACTGCTGAAGGAAATGACGAGCAAGAAGCGATCGATCACCTCGCAACGACAATGAAGAATGAAGGTCTGGGGGAATAA
- the pfkB gene encoding 1-phosphofructokinase, with product MIYTCTLNPSIDYIMHVDQVHLGRLNRADKTLYYPGGKGINVSRVMARLSVKNTALGYLGKFTGKFITDFLDQEDVQHKFVDTGQYTRINVKLKDDQESEINGPGPDIDPQQLDELLWQFKKMKTNDILILAGSVPSSLPEDFYSQVSEICETNGVLLAADTSGEALKQLVGKSLFLLKPNDDELGTLFNTTIETKEQAAYYAHKLIHQGTKHVIVSMGGEGAVYVNEEEQMHATVPQGNVKNSVGAGDSVVAGFISALSLNKDMKEAFRYGVAAGSATAFQDDLCHQSDVENLVNQITITPLLKEGNTNEDY from the coding sequence ATGATCTATACTTGTACTTTAAATCCTTCAATAGACTATATTATGCACGTTGACCAAGTTCATCTTGGCAGGTTGAACCGGGCAGATAAGACATTATATTATCCAGGTGGAAAAGGGATTAACGTTTCACGGGTAATGGCTAGACTCTCTGTAAAAAACACGGCACTTGGCTACCTTGGAAAATTTACAGGCAAGTTCATTACCGACTTCCTAGACCAAGAAGACGTTCAGCACAAATTTGTTGATACAGGCCAATATACACGGATTAACGTCAAGCTAAAAGATGATCAAGAATCCGAAATTAACGGTCCAGGTCCAGATATAGATCCCCAGCAGCTGGATGAATTGCTGTGGCAATTTAAAAAGATGAAAACAAATGATATTCTCATTCTGGCAGGAAGTGTGCCATCCTCTCTCCCTGAAGATTTTTATTCCCAAGTTTCCGAAATCTGTGAAACCAATGGAGTATTGCTTGCGGCAGACACTTCTGGTGAAGCATTGAAACAACTAGTTGGGAAATCTTTGTTTTTGTTAAAACCAAATGATGATGAGCTTGGAACCTTGTTTAACACTACCATTGAAACAAAAGAACAAGCTGCTTACTATGCCCACAAGCTTATTCACCAAGGTACTAAACATGTGATCGTCTCCATGGGGGGAGAAGGCGCTGTTTATGTTAATGAAGAGGAACAGATGCATGCGACCGTGCCTCAAGGAAACGTTAAAAACTCAGTAGGAGCTGGTGATTCAGTTGTTGCTGGATTTATCTCTGCTCTTTCTTTAAACAAGGACATGAAAGAAGCCTTTAGATATGGAGTAGCTGCCGGAAGCGCTACAGCTTTCCAGGATGACTTATGCCATCAATCAGATGTAGAAAATTTGGTAAATCAAATAACGATCACCCCACTTCTTAAGGAGGGAAACACAAATGAAGATTACTGA
- a CDS encoding DeoR/GlpR family DNA-binding transcription regulator: MLTPERHRLILELIQAHHTVTIKQLVEHTTSSESTIRRDLDQLEQLGNLKRVHGGASLRQATSEEPTLREKTTKNHQEKTSIATMAASMVRDGDCIFIDAGSTTYEMIPHLSDKDITVVTNGLNHLHALTSHSIPTYILGGFVKQRTKAIIGTMALKNLEQYRYDQCFLGVNGLTLEDGFTTPDPEEAVIKRTALSLSQKRFVLADHSKFEEVAFSKIADLTEASIITNYQGALSASYNEKTSLKVVTP, encoded by the coding sequence TTGTTAACACCAGAACGACATAGGCTAATTCTTGAACTGATTCAAGCACATCATACCGTTACAATCAAACAGCTTGTAGAACATACTACATCCTCTGAATCGACGATCAGACGCGATCTGGATCAATTGGAGCAGTTAGGGAACCTTAAGCGAGTACATGGTGGTGCATCGTTAAGGCAAGCCACAAGTGAGGAACCAACACTACGTGAAAAAACAACCAAAAACCATCAGGAAAAGACCTCCATTGCAACCATGGCTGCATCTATGGTCCGAGATGGAGATTGTATCTTTATTGATGCCGGTTCTACAACTTACGAAATGATCCCCCATTTATCGGATAAAGACATTACTGTCGTTACCAATGGATTGAATCATCTTCATGCACTTACCAGCCATTCGATTCCCACGTATATTCTTGGAGGATTTGTTAAGCAGCGGACTAAAGCAATAATTGGAACCATGGCTTTGAAAAACTTAGAGCAATATCGATATGATCAATGTTTTCTTGGTGTAAACGGTCTTACACTTGAAGACGGTTTTACTACTCCTGATCCTGAGGAAGCAGTCATTAAACGCACGGCGTTATCTCTTTCTCAAAAGCGGTTTGTCCTGGCTGATCACTCCAAGTTTGAGGAAGTCGCCTTTTCAAAAATTGCTGATCTAACAGAAGCAAGCATTATTACAAATTATCAAGGCGCTTTATCTGCTTCTTATAACGAAAAAACTAGCTTAAAGGTTGTGACACCATGA
- a CDS encoding nitroreductase family protein has translation MMNVIDAIQTRRSIHDFKNELVDEAVLQEIFQIASWAPNHRLKEPWNVVVYQNEGAQHYVDLVIESYLRQGFAKGYSAEKADKMMNGIKQFLIQIPHHALIYLERDSDLHKFEEDYSAVCAFIQNAQLAAWEKGVGGLWTTSPYIHDTEFIKGIGLDPASHKVAGVIQLGYPARIPEPKARRKVQLTFQNESFGSNSK, from the coding sequence ATGATGAATGTGATAGATGCCATACAAACTCGACGGTCGATTCACGACTTTAAAAATGAATTAGTAGATGAAGCAGTGCTGCAGGAGATTTTTCAGATAGCCAGCTGGGCACCAAATCATCGTTTAAAAGAACCCTGGAACGTAGTGGTGTATCAGAATGAGGGCGCACAGCACTATGTCGATCTTGTTATCGAAAGTTATTTGAGGCAAGGCTTTGCCAAAGGATATTCTGCTGAGAAAGCAGATAAGATGATGAACGGAATTAAACAGTTCCTGATTCAAATTCCTCATCATGCTTTAATTTATCTAGAACGTGATTCTGACCTTCATAAGTTTGAAGAGGATTATTCCGCCGTTTGCGCCTTTATTCAGAATGCACAATTGGCCGCATGGGAGAAGGGTGTCGGGGGATTGTGGACCACGAGTCCTTATATTCATGACACTGAGTTTATTAAAGGGATTGGCCTTGACCCGGCATCTCATAAGGTGGCAGGTGTCATACAGTTGGGATACCCAGCCCGTATTCCCGAGCCGAAAGCACGGCGCAAAGTTCAACTTACCTTTCAAAATGAATCGTTTGGGTCAAATTCAAAATAG
- a CDS encoding PTS fructose transporter subunit IIABC, which translates to MKITDLLTTKTIVLNMSASSKAEAIDELIGKLDEAEKLSDREEYKKAIEAREQQSTTGIGEGIAIPHAKTSAVAEPAIAFGRSQEGLDYESLDGQPTNLFFMIAASEGANQTHLETLSRLSSFLMDKNFRAKLENAKTESDVIEAINAKEAEEDEEETTSPDGKILAITACPTGIAHTYMAADKLKDTAKEMGVNIKVQTNGSSGVKNRLTEEDIAGADAIIVAADTKVDMSGFNGKPVIEVPVAKAIHEPEDLLNKAVHKDAPIYQGDQNSSDSSSGDKNQRTGFYKHLMNGVSNMLPFVVGGGILIAISFFFGINAANPESDQYNRFAEMLSIIGGGNAMFLLVPVLAGFIASSIADRPGFAPGMVGGLIAITSGTDGTGSGFLGGLIAGFLAGYLTVGIKKLLAGLPDVLDGLKTVLFYPVLSIFGTGMIMLLINPPLTSIYTGLLSWLEGLSGANIALVGLILGGMMAVDMGGPINKAAYTFGLATLQAGNYEFIAIVMAGGMVPPLAMAISTTLFKNKYTDQERETGKTAYALGAFFITEGAIPFAAADPGRVIPSMVAGSAITGMLTALFTIHLTAPHGGIVVIGLVQGGLTQALLYILAILIGSIVAAIIVGFLKKDMRKA; encoded by the coding sequence ATGAAGATTACTGATCTATTAACAACGAAAACAATCGTTCTTAATATGAGTGCTTCATCAAAGGCAGAAGCGATTGATGAGTTAATCGGTAAGCTGGACGAAGCCGAGAAGCTCTCTGATCGAGAAGAATATAAAAAGGCGATCGAGGCTCGCGAACAACAAAGTACTACAGGTATTGGAGAAGGAATTGCAATCCCGCACGCCAAGACTTCCGCGGTTGCTGAACCGGCCATTGCTTTTGGACGCTCACAAGAAGGTCTTGATTATGAGTCCTTAGACGGTCAGCCCACCAATCTCTTTTTTATGATCGCTGCCTCTGAAGGAGCGAATCAAACCCATTTAGAAACACTATCTCGTTTATCATCGTTCTTAATGGATAAGAACTTCCGTGCTAAGCTGGAAAATGCTAAAACAGAAAGTGATGTGATTGAAGCGATCAACGCGAAAGAGGCAGAGGAAGATGAGGAAGAAACAACTTCTCCTGACGGAAAAATCCTTGCCATAACTGCCTGTCCTACTGGGATCGCTCATACGTACATGGCTGCGGATAAACTTAAAGATACGGCCAAAGAAATGGGAGTCAATATTAAAGTACAGACCAATGGCTCAAGTGGTGTAAAAAACCGCCTGACTGAAGAAGACATCGCCGGAGCTGACGCGATTATCGTTGCAGCGGATACGAAAGTGGATATGAGCGGTTTTAATGGAAAACCAGTTATTGAAGTTCCAGTAGCGAAGGCCATTCATGAACCAGAAGACTTACTCAATAAAGCGGTCCATAAAGATGCTCCTATTTATCAAGGAGATCAAAACAGTTCTGACTCTTCCTCTGGTGACAAAAATCAGCGAACAGGATTTTATAAGCACCTTATGAATGGAGTCTCAAACATGCTTCCATTCGTAGTCGGCGGAGGTATTCTCATTGCGATCTCTTTCTTCTTCGGGATTAACGCAGCTAACCCGGAGAGTGATCAATACAATCGCTTTGCTGAGATGCTAAGCATAATTGGCGGCGGTAATGCCATGTTCCTGCTCGTTCCTGTCTTAGCAGGTTTCATAGCCTCCAGCATTGCCGATAGACCTGGTTTTGCTCCTGGTATGGTTGGGGGCTTAATTGCTATCACATCCGGCACAGACGGTACAGGCTCTGGATTTTTAGGTGGTTTAATTGCCGGTTTCCTTGCTGGTTACCTGACTGTCGGAATTAAGAAACTACTGGCAGGACTGCCAGACGTACTTGATGGACTCAAAACCGTTCTGTTTTATCCCGTGCTATCGATTTTTGGGACAGGAATGATCATGTTACTGATCAACCCTCCTTTAACGAGCATCTATACTGGCCTGCTGAGCTGGCTTGAAGGACTAAGCGGCGCCAACATTGCTCTTGTCGGATTGATTTTAGGAGGAATGATGGCCGTAGACATGGGGGGACCTATTAACAAAGCAGCCTATACCTTTGGGTTAGCTACGCTTCAGGCCGGAAATTATGAATTTATTGCCATTGTCATGGCCGGAGGAATGGTTCCACCATTAGCTATGGCTATTTCAACAACACTGTTCAAAAACAAATATACTGATCAGGAACGCGAAACTGGAAAAACAGCCTATGCTCTCGGTGCCTTTTTCATTACTGAAGGGGCTATCCCATTTGCTGCCGCAGACCCTGGAAGAGTGATTCCGTCCATGGTTGCCGGATCTGCAATAACTGGGATGCTAACAGCGCTTTTCACCATTCATCTAACAGCACCGCATGGCGGAATCGTTGTCATTGGGTTAGTACAGGGCGGCTTAACACAAGCTCTGCTGTACATCCTGGCTATCCTTATAGGCTCGATTGTGGCTGCAATTATAGTAGGATTCTTGAAAAAAGACATGCGAAAGGCTTAA
- the secG gene encoding preprotein translocase subunit SecG, with amino-acid sequence METLAITLLAIDTIALIVLVLLQSGKSAGLSGAISGGAEQLFGKQKARGIDAVLHRATVITGVLFFVLSFLAAYVLG; translated from the coding sequence ATGGAAACACTTGCGATTACTCTATTAGCAATTGATACGATTGCCTTAATTGTTCTTGTGCTATTACAATCTGGTAAAAGTGCCGGGTTATCTGGAGCTATCTCTGGAGGAGCTGAACAATTGTTTGGGAAACAGAAAGCACGCGGAATCGATGCCGTACTTCATCGGGCAACTGTTATAACAGGAGTCTTATTCTTTGTCCTTTCTTTTCTGGCAGCTTACGTCTTAGGATAG